Proteins encoded in a region of the Paenibacillus sp. E222 genome:
- a CDS encoding transporter substrate-binding domain-containing protein: MKNVLKWPSFMLVLILSLVLSGCSTGEESSSGSGGSTEAKGTIEQIKERGKLIAGVKYDTKLFGLKDPASGEVEGFDIDIAKALAKQILGDETKVELKEVTSKTRIPMLQNGDIDIIIATMTITDERKEQVDFSDVYFEAGQSLLVKNDSPITGLESLGGVKVLAVKGSTSAQNIREKAPDAEVLEYDNYQDAFTALKAGKGEALTTDNIILIGMQQTDNNFKLVGGNFTSEPYGMAIRKGDTAFVEEVNSLLKSMKDSGEYDTLHEKWLGSKPE, translated from the coding sequence ATGAAAAATGTATTAAAGTGGCCGTCGTTTATGCTTGTTTTGATTCTATCCCTTGTATTGTCCGGTTGTAGCACTGGAGAGGAAAGCAGCAGCGGTTCTGGTGGGAGTACCGAAGCCAAAGGCACCATTGAACAGATTAAAGAGCGCGGCAAGCTCATTGCCGGCGTGAAATATGATACCAAATTGTTCGGTTTGAAAGACCCCGCAAGCGGCGAAGTCGAAGGATTCGATATTGATATCGCCAAAGCACTTGCCAAACAGATTCTTGGAGACGAAACGAAGGTAGAACTGAAGGAAGTAACGTCCAAAACGCGCATTCCGATGCTGCAAAACGGCGACATTGATATCATCATCGCCACGATGACGATTACGGATGAACGTAAGGAACAAGTGGATTTCAGTGATGTCTATTTTGAAGCCGGGCAATCCCTGCTTGTGAAAAACGACAGCCCGATTACCGGTCTCGAAAGTCTCGGCGGTGTGAAGGTACTTGCCGTCAAAGGCTCGACTTCTGCGCAAAATATTCGGGAAAAAGCCCCGGATGCCGAGGTCCTCGAATACGACAATTATCAGGATGCCTTCACAGCCCTCAAAGCGGGTAAAGGCGAAGCATTGACGACCGATAACATTATCCTGATCGGCATGCAGCAGACCGATAACAACTTCAAGCTGGTTGGTGGCAATTTCACGAGCGAACCTTACGGCATGGCGATTCGCAAAGGCGACACTGCCTTCGTTGAAGAAGTAAACAGCCTGCTCAAAAGCATGAAGGACAGCGGAGAATATGATACGTTGCACGAGAAATGGCTGGGCAGCAAGCCCGAGTAA
- a CDS encoding amino acid ABC transporter ATP-binding protein: MIEFRGVQKHFGHFHVLKDIHLHIEEGEVVVIIGPSGSGKSTLLRCINRLETITEGELVVSGVPLHQKKVDINLFRRDIGMVFQHFNLYPHKKVIDNITLAPMKVRKQPKAQAASTAMKYLTRVGIADKADSYPSQLSGGQQQRVAIARGLAMEPKIMLFDEPTSALDPEMIGEVLDVMRSLAHNGMTMVVVTHEMGFAREVADRVIFMDEGRIVEEASAAEFFDNPREERAKQFLSRLIHH; encoded by the coding sequence TTGATTGAATTTAGGGGTGTCCAGAAACATTTTGGCCATTTTCATGTCCTCAAAGATATTCATCTTCACATTGAAGAAGGAGAAGTCGTTGTCATTATCGGCCCTTCCGGCTCAGGCAAAAGTACATTGCTCCGCTGCATCAATCGTCTGGAGACGATTACCGAAGGTGAACTTGTCGTCAGTGGTGTCCCTTTACATCAGAAAAAGGTGGACATCAACCTCTTCCGCCGTGATATCGGCATGGTATTTCAACACTTCAATCTCTACCCTCACAAAAAAGTCATCGATAACATTACTCTTGCACCCATGAAGGTGCGTAAACAACCCAAAGCACAGGCAGCCTCTACGGCGATGAAGTATTTGACCCGGGTAGGCATTGCCGACAAGGCAGACAGTTATCCTTCCCAGTTGTCCGGTGGACAGCAGCAGCGTGTAGCCATTGCAAGAGGTCTTGCCATGGAGCCCAAAATCATGCTTTTTGACGAACCCACCTCTGCACTGGACCCCGAAATGATCGGGGAAGTTCTGGATGTTATGAGGTCTCTTGCCCACAACGGGATGACGATGGTTGTCGTTACCCATGAGATGGGATTTGCGCGCGAGGTCGCAGACCGAGTCATATTTATGGATGAAGGCCGAATTGTGGAAGAAGCCTCCGCCGCTGAATTTTTCGACAACCCGAGAGAAGAACGGGCCAAGCAATTCCTGAGTCGTCTGATTCACCACTGA
- a CDS encoding aldo/keto reductase, translated as MKHVQDTTTLYNGVKMPWLGFGVFKVKDGEEVVEAVKTAIQAGYRSIDTAKAYNNETGVAQGIRESGIAREDLFITTKVWNGDQGYESTLAAFEASMERLELEYLDLYLIHWPVKGKYKDTWRALEKLHKEGRIRAIGVSNFQIHHLEDLMTDATIKPAVNQVELHPLLIQTELREYCNKHQIQIEAWSPLGQGHLLEHPLLLEIAAKYSKSPAQVILRWDLQNGIVTIPKSVTPQRIRDNADLYDFELTTEEIERINQLNENKRFGSDPDNFNF; from the coding sequence ATGAAACATGTGCAGGACACAACGACACTTTATAACGGAGTCAAAATGCCTTGGCTGGGTTTTGGCGTATTCAAAGTTAAAGATGGAGAAGAAGTGGTTGAAGCCGTCAAAACGGCTATCCAGGCTGGTTATCGCAGTATTGATACAGCAAAAGCGTATAACAACGAAACGGGTGTAGCTCAAGGTATTCGTGAATCCGGAATCGCCCGCGAGGATCTGTTCATTACGACCAAAGTGTGGAACGGGGATCAAGGTTACGAATCCACACTGGCCGCTTTTGAAGCAAGTATGGAACGACTCGAACTGGAATATCTGGATCTCTATCTGATCCACTGGCCTGTCAAGGGCAAGTATAAGGATACCTGGAGAGCGCTGGAGAAGCTGCATAAGGAAGGACGCATCCGCGCCATTGGGGTGAGTAACTTCCAGATTCACCATCTGGAGGACCTGATGACCGATGCAACCATTAAACCTGCTGTGAATCAGGTGGAACTGCATCCGCTGTTGATCCAAACGGAGCTAAGGGAGTATTGCAACAAACATCAGATCCAGATTGAAGCATGGTCTCCACTGGGTCAGGGACATCTGCTGGAGCATCCGCTACTTCTGGAGATCGCTGCCAAGTACAGCAAGTCACCGGCACAGGTCATTCTACGTTGGGATCTGCAAAATGGTATTGTGACCATACCTAAATCCGTTACACCACAGCGCATTCGCGATAATGCGGACCTGTATGATTTTGAGTTGACCACGGAAGAAATCGAACGCATTAACCAATTGAACGAGAATAAACGCTTTGGTTCCGATCCGGACAACTTTAACTTCTAA
- a CDS encoding amino acid ABC transporter permease encodes MDFSGAYAWPNLRFLLHGFLITLQVAGLSIVFSFVLGTVLGTVRYTRIPVLSQIVAVIVDTIRNLPLLLIIFFIHIVLPQLGIKMSVFWSTVVGLSLFEGAMIAEIVRSGLKSIERGQVEAARSSGLSYMQTLGGIIMPQALRRMSPPMVSQFISLLKDTSLAIIISLPELMHNVQILGGQSFDYVIPALLLAAVLYFVINYTLSIVARRLEARMT; translated from the coding sequence ATGGACTTTAGCGGGGCCTACGCCTGGCCCAACCTTCGTTTCCTGCTGCACGGATTCCTGATCACTCTGCAAGTGGCAGGTTTGTCGATTGTATTCAGCTTTGTACTCGGCACCGTGCTTGGTACCGTTCGATACACCCGAATTCCGGTCCTGTCACAGATTGTGGCCGTCATCGTGGATACGATTCGGAATCTGCCGCTGCTGCTGATCATTTTCTTCATTCATATCGTACTTCCCCAGCTCGGGATCAAAATGTCTGTCTTCTGGTCCACGGTTGTTGGACTAAGTCTGTTCGAAGGCGCCATGATCGCAGAGATTGTCCGCAGCGGACTCAAATCGATAGAACGTGGTCAGGTGGAAGCCGCCCGTTCCTCGGGACTGAGCTACATGCAGACACTTGGCGGCATCATTATGCCTCAGGCTTTGCGGCGCATGTCGCCACCGATGGTGAGCCAGTTCATCTCCTTGCTGAAGGACACTTCACTGGCGATCATCATCTCCCTGCCAGAACTGATGCACAATGTGCAGATCCTTGGTGGGCAGAGCTTCGATTACGTCATCCCTGCCTTGCTGCTCGCAGCCGTATTATACTTCGTCATCAACTACACGTTGTCCATTGTGGCACGGCGGCTTGAAGCACGAATGACTTGA
- a CDS encoding AraC family transcriptional regulator — MSVIENRIGPKYRIGESSFTIEHMSRHNGNAMPQPHAHPFYELYYLLEGERVYSMNGQLLTARKGDLILINPHDVHTTSKGSIPGFERILIGFSPSFATGMEFGICGLLPFDRSRLLHFPDAEQPEIERMLWQMLKECKERRPHYEIVVRSLLAQILIQIHRVQENTRQTSPAPHHPMQDKISEIVTYVNNHYNEPLTLEEAAARFYISPSYLSRMFSRFTGFRFSEYLRVTRVREAQRRLLSTQERVQLIAEKVGFEHTAHFNKTFKQVTGTTPLRYRKEHR; from the coding sequence ATGAGTGTTATAGAGAATCGGATTGGTCCCAAATATCGAATTGGCGAGAGTTCATTCACCATTGAACACATGAGCAGACACAACGGGAACGCCATGCCACAGCCTCACGCACACCCTTTTTACGAACTGTATTATCTGCTTGAAGGAGAACGTGTCTATTCCATGAATGGTCAGCTTCTTACCGCCCGCAAAGGTGATTTGATCCTGATCAATCCCCATGATGTACATACGACGTCCAAAGGAAGCATTCCCGGCTTTGAACGAATTCTGATCGGGTTCTCGCCTTCTTTTGCCACCGGGATGGAGTTTGGAATATGCGGTCTGCTTCCCTTCGATCGTTCAAGGCTGCTGCACTTTCCTGATGCGGAGCAGCCTGAGATCGAACGAATGCTGTGGCAGATGCTGAAAGAATGCAAGGAGCGCCGACCTCATTATGAAATCGTGGTGAGAAGCCTGCTCGCCCAGATCCTGATTCAGATCCACCGGGTGCAAGAGAATACTCGGCAAACCTCTCCGGCTCCGCATCATCCCATGCAGGATAAGATCAGTGAGATCGTCACTTATGTGAACAATCATTATAATGAGCCCCTTACATTGGAAGAGGCCGCAGCGAGATTTTATATCAGTCCATCTTATCTTAGCCGAATGTTCAGCCGTTTTACGGGATTTCGCTTCAGCGAATATTTGCGTGTTACCCGGGTTCGGGAGGCACAGAGACGTTTATTGTCCACCCAAGAACGGGTGCAGCTGATTGCGGAGAAGGTAGGATTTGAGCATACAGCCCATTTTAATAAAACGTTTAAACAGGTGACCGGGACTACGCCGCTTCGCTATCGCAAAGAACATCGATAG
- a CDS encoding cupin domain-containing protein: MTTHELSPLVAALNMQPHVEGGWYKEEWKASYQIPQSVLPDTYSGPRFSASSTYFLLHSHEVSEWHTVLSDELWLWHSGSPIELKLGGNGENPENEEVLVLGMDIAAGQSPQVLVPAGVWQTARPLGDEPVLVTCVVAPGFHFDDFKLVSKG, encoded by the coding sequence ATGACGACGCATGAATTATCGCCACTCGTTGCTGCATTGAATATGCAGCCACACGTTGAAGGCGGTTGGTATAAGGAAGAATGGAAGGCATCGTATCAAATTCCACAATCCGTACTGCCGGATACATACTCAGGCCCTCGATTCTCGGCAAGTTCGACATACTTCCTGCTGCACTCGCACGAAGTCTCGGAATGGCATACTGTTTTGTCTGATGAGCTTTGGTTATGGCATAGCGGCAGTCCGATTGAATTGAAATTGGGCGGCAACGGAGAAAACCCGGAAAATGAAGAAGTGCTCGTACTGGGTATGGATATTGCTGCGGGTCAATCGCCGCAGGTACTCGTTCCAGCCGGAGTATGGCAAACCGCACGCCCGCTGGGTGATGAGCCTGTACTGGTAACGTGCGTTGTAGCACCAGGTTTCCATTTTGATGATTTCAAACTGGTTTCCAAAGGCTAA
- a CDS encoding amino acid ABC transporter permease, translating to MGKLDFSILIKHSDRFLEGFLNTIQVSIMALIGSFILGAIMAIFRISPIKPLNWIGTAFVEFIRNIPLLLVVFFFYLGLPALGISLDGFISGTLGLTIYTAAFIAEAIRAGIQTVPRGQLEAARSSGLSYVQAMNLIILPQAIKIVLPSIGNQFINLVKNSSILAVVAGMDLMYFADLINSDTFLPLSVYTIVALFYLVLTLPLSFLVHYMERRFGQSDADASRTKGKPKKNKPTGQVTM from the coding sequence ATGGGCAAATTGGACTTCAGTATACTGATTAAACACTCGGATCGATTCCTGGAAGGGTTCCTCAACACCATCCAGGTGAGCATCATGGCCTTGATTGGCAGCTTTATTCTTGGTGCAATTATGGCTATCTTTCGGATATCCCCCATTAAACCGCTCAACTGGATCGGCACGGCTTTTGTGGAGTTTATCCGCAACATCCCGCTGCTGCTCGTCGTATTTTTCTTCTACCTTGGCTTGCCGGCACTCGGCATTTCATTGGATGGCTTCATCTCGGGTACACTCGGTCTGACCATCTATACGGCCGCTTTCATTGCCGAAGCAATCCGGGCGGGCATTCAGACAGTCCCCCGCGGGCAGTTAGAGGCGGCGAGATCTTCCGGTCTGTCCTACGTACAGGCCATGAACCTGATCATTTTGCCACAAGCGATCAAGATTGTATTGCCGTCCATTGGCAACCAGTTTATCAATTTGGTCAAAAACTCATCCATCCTCGCGGTCGTAGCGGGTATGGATCTGATGTATTTTGCCGATCTGATCAACTCGGATACATTCCTACCACTGAGCGTCTACACCATTGTTGCGCTATTCTACCTGGTGTTGACTTTACCGCTCAGCTTCCTGGTTCACTATATGGAGCGCCGTTTCGGACAAAGCGATGCTGACGCCAGCCGAACCAAAGGCAAACCAAAAAAGAACAAACCAACGGGTCAGGTCACCATGTAA
- a CDS encoding glycoside hydrolase family 28 protein: protein MNTYYSPLDTGEGTEFDTKAYEVSLPVIPARDFQITDYGAVGDGLTDNTEMFRLAIAACAEAGGGRIVIPEGVWLTGPIVLRSRIELHVQAGALVTFSRNFDQYPLIASSFEGWQAVRCQSPIDGEQLEDIAITGEGIWDGGGEAWRPVKRSKMTASQWNRLVSSGGVVEQADGDEAIWWPSTSALEGGAIANRLHLEQVCDVAAYEEVRDFLRPNMVSLRQCKRVLLDGPTFQNSPAWNLHPWASEHVTIRKVSVRNPWFSQNGDGLDIESCRHVVVEQSVFDVGDDAICLKSGKDAEGRELGLPSEYITIRNCTVYHGHGGFVIGSEMSGGVRHVRVSDCTFIGTDIGLRFKSARGRGGVVEDIQVERIYMKDIIMEAISFSFFYANQEGSARGSDLTQEISEETPVFRDIRISDVVCAGAETALLVSGLPEMPLDGLVIQGYTVTARNGVQCAHAKHLRIAEMNAHITEGSLIHLHQCKGAELESIEGVGADGRLLMVTGHESAGIVCRESDADTEGRQISVGPEVRSGVIIRR, encoded by the coding sequence ATGAATACATATTACTCCCCACTGGACACAGGAGAAGGTACAGAATTTGATACGAAGGCTTATGAAGTGAGTTTACCTGTCATCCCGGCACGGGATTTTCAGATTACGGATTATGGTGCGGTAGGGGATGGCTTGACGGATAATACCGAGATGTTCCGGCTGGCTATAGCAGCTTGTGCAGAAGCGGGCGGAGGTCGAATTGTCATTCCGGAGGGTGTTTGGTTAACGGGGCCGATTGTGCTTCGCAGTCGAATTGAGCTTCATGTTCAGGCGGGTGCTCTGGTTACGTTCAGCCGTAATTTCGATCAATATCCCCTGATTGCGTCCAGCTTCGAGGGTTGGCAGGCAGTGCGGTGTCAGTCGCCCATTGATGGTGAGCAGCTGGAGGATATTGCGATCACGGGTGAGGGGATTTGGGATGGCGGTGGAGAGGCATGGCGTCCGGTGAAACGATCCAAAATGACTGCATCGCAGTGGAATCGACTGGTTTCTTCGGGCGGTGTGGTGGAGCAGGCTGACGGAGATGAAGCCATTTGGTGGCCATCGACTTCTGCCCTTGAAGGCGGTGCGATTGCGAATCGTCTGCATCTGGAGCAAGTGTGTGACGTGGCTGCTTATGAGGAAGTCAGAGACTTTTTGCGTCCTAACATGGTCAGCTTGCGTCAATGTAAACGAGTGCTTTTGGACGGCCCAACGTTCCAGAATTCGCCGGCATGGAACCTGCACCCCTGGGCATCCGAGCATGTCACGATTCGTAAAGTGAGTGTGCGGAATCCATGGTTTTCCCAGAATGGGGATGGGCTGGACATCGAATCCTGCCGTCATGTCGTTGTGGAGCAGAGTGTATTCGATGTTGGTGATGATGCGATCTGCCTGAAATCCGGCAAGGATGCAGAAGGTCGTGAACTCGGTCTGCCCTCGGAATATATTACGATCCGCAATTGCACCGTGTATCACGGTCATGGCGGTTTTGTCATTGGCAGTGAAATGTCCGGTGGCGTGCGGCATGTGCGTGTCTCGGACTGTACGTTTATTGGAACAGATATTGGGCTTCGCTTCAAAAGTGCGCGTGGGCGCGGCGGGGTCGTTGAAGATATTCAGGTGGAGCGAATCTATATGAAAGATATCATAATGGAAGCTATCTCGTTTTCCTTTTTCTATGCCAATCAGGAGGGATCAGCTCGCGGTAGCGACTTGACTCAGGAGATTAGTGAGGAGACTCCGGTGTTCCGGGATATTCGGATATCGGATGTAGTCTGTGCAGGAGCGGAAACCGCGTTATTGGTGAGTGGACTGCCGGAAATGCCGCTGGACGGTCTGGTCATTCAGGGATATACGGTGACGGCTCGTAACGGGGTGCAATGCGCTCATGCGAAGCACCTGCGAATCGCCGAAATGAACGCACATATTACCGAAGGATCGTTAATTCATTTGCATCAGTGTAAGGGTGCGGAGCTGGAATCGATTGAGGGTGTGGGCGCAGACGGTCGGCTCCTAATGGTGACAGGACATGAATCGGCAGGGATCGTATGCCGGGAAAGTGATGCAGATACAGAGGGGCGCCAAATCTCCGTTGGTCCTGAAGTAAGAAGTGGTGTAATCATCCGCAGGTAA